A region of Streptomyces paludis DNA encodes the following proteins:
- a CDS encoding ComEC/Rec2 family competence protein: MKRPAVHAAAGHRLGASHPRQEGPADLRLVPLALAAWGAAALAVGAPGGRTVLGVLCCVASAGLLLVWCGSVRRAHRLRLPGVAVAGALLCAAAGAASAGLHGADLRRGPVPGLAERYARVTAEVTVTSDPRPARPRGSGDRASAAGFLVNADIVRVTPAGGESAVVRTPVLLIVAPGAHAERWRGLLPSTRLGLAGRLSPPTYADDRYAAALRVEGTGPPRITGPPTRVQRVAGELRAGLRAATDGLPADARALLPGLVVGDTSRVEPELHEAFAATDLLHLMAVSGSNLTIVLSLLIGPAGLATRAERRGLAPRLGISLRSTALLGGVLTLAFVVVCRPEASVLRAAACGLITLLAIGTGRRRTLLPALAAAVLLLVLYDPWLARSYGFLLSVLATGSLLTIGPRWSAALIRRGVPPRLAEVLAAAAAAQAVCAPVVAVFAARVGLVAVPCNLLAELAVAPATVLGFAALAAAPLAMPVAEALARVAGWPAGWIGSVARGGAALPGAEIAWPGGWWGGALLVVVTALLLTAARSLARRPWTAAGCAVLLLLAVVRPPPLTRIVTGWPPPGWTYAMCDVGQGDATVLAAGDGAAVVVDAGPDPVPADRCLRDLGVTRVPLLLLTHFHADHVAGLPGVLRGRSVGVIQTTVLDDPPEQAAFVRRTAAAARVPVVRAEPGERRRTGPLDWWVLWPRPGAAPDTGRPNDSSVALYVRIDRGPALLLLGDLEPPAQRGLLRAYPALPPVDVLKVAHHGSRHQHPELARSVRPRLALISAGRDNTYGHPSPLTVAELRDRGAAVLRTDTDGPVAVVGSGAGLRAVPGPRIRNGM; encoded by the coding sequence GTGAAGCGGCCCGCCGTCCACGCGGCGGCCGGGCACCGCCTCGGGGCGTCCCACCCCCGTCAGGAGGGACCGGCGGATCTCCGGCTGGTGCCGCTCGCGCTGGCGGCCTGGGGTGCGGCGGCCCTCGCGGTGGGCGCTCCCGGGGGCCGGACCGTCCTCGGCGTGCTGTGCTGTGTGGCGTCGGCAGGGCTGCTGCTGGTGTGGTGCGGGTCCGTACGCCGGGCGCACCGGCTCCGGCTCCCCGGTGTGGCCGTCGCCGGGGCGCTGCTCTGCGCGGCGGCCGGGGCGGCGTCCGCCGGGCTGCACGGCGCGGATCTGCGCCGGGGGCCCGTACCCGGCCTCGCGGAGCGGTACGCGCGGGTGACGGCCGAGGTGACCGTCACCTCCGACCCCCGGCCCGCCCGGCCGAGGGGGAGCGGTGACCGGGCGTCCGCCGCCGGTTTTCTGGTGAACGCGGACATTGTGCGTGTGACCCCGGCGGGCGGGGAGAGCGCGGTCGTCCGTACGCCCGTCCTGTTGATCGTCGCGCCCGGCGCGCACGCCGAGCGCTGGCGGGGGCTGCTGCCCTCCACCCGGCTCGGGCTGGCCGGGCGGCTCTCCCCGCCGACGTACGCGGACGACCGGTACGCCGCCGCGCTGCGGGTGGAGGGCACGGGGCCGCCGAGGATCACCGGACCGCCCACCCGGGTGCAGCGGGTCGCCGGTGAGCTGCGCGCCGGACTGCGGGCGGCGACCGACGGGCTGCCGGCCGACGCCCGGGCGCTGCTGCCGGGGCTGGTCGTGGGGGACACCTCACGGGTGGAGCCCGAACTGCACGAGGCGTTCGCGGCGACCGATCTGCTGCATCTGATGGCGGTCTCGGGCAGCAATCTGACCATCGTCCTGTCTCTGCTGATCGGTCCCGCGGGTCTGGCGACGCGGGCCGAACGGCGCGGTCTCGCACCCCGGCTGGGGATCTCGCTGCGGTCGACGGCGCTGCTGGGCGGGGTGCTGACGCTCGCGTTCGTGGTCGTCTGCCGGCCGGAGGCCAGTGTGCTGCGGGCCGCCGCGTGCGGGCTGATCACCCTGCTGGCCATCGGCACGGGCCGGCGCCGGACGCTGCTGCCCGCGCTGGCCGCCGCCGTACTGCTGCTGGTGCTCTACGACCCCTGGCTGGCCCGCAGTTACGGGTTTCTGCTCTCCGTTCTGGCCACCGGCTCCCTGCTCACCATCGGGCCCCGGTGGAGCGCGGCGCTGATCCGGCGCGGGGTGCCGCCGAGGCTCGCGGAGGTGCTGGCCGCCGCGGCGGCTGCGCAGGCCGTGTGCGCGCCGGTGGTGGCGGTGTTCGCGGCCAGGGTCGGTTTGGTCGCCGTCCCGTGCAATCTCCTGGCCGAGCTGGCGGTCGCGCCCGCCACCGTCCTCGGCTTCGCGGCGCTGGCCGCCGCGCCGCTCGCCATGCCGGTGGCCGAGGCGCTGGCGCGGGTCGCCGGGTGGCCGGCCGGCTGGATCGGCTCCGTGGCCCGGGGCGGCGCGGCCCTGCCCGGTGCGGAGATCGCCTGGCCGGGCGGCTGGTGGGGCGGGGCGCTGCTGGTCGTGGTGACGGCCCTGCTGCTGACCGCCGCGCGGAGTCTCGCCCGCCGACCCTGGACGGCCGCCGGCTGCGCCGTGCTGCTCCTGCTCGCGGTCGTGCGGCCCCCGCCGCTCACCCGGATCGTCACCGGCTGGCCGCCGCCGGGGTGGACATACGCGATGTGCGACGTAGGCCAGGGGGACGCGACCGTACTGGCAGCGGGCGACGGCGCGGCGGTGGTCGTGGACGCCGGGCCCGACCCCGTACCGGCCGACCGGTGTCTGCGGGACCTCGGTGTCACCCGGGTGCCGCTGCTGCTGCTCACGCACTTCCACGCGGACCATGTGGCGGGCCTGCCCGGGGTGCTGCGCGGCAGATCGGTCGGCGTGATCCAGACGACGGTCCTCGACGACCCGCCGGAGCAGGCCGCGTTCGTCCGGCGGACGGCGGCGGCCGCCCGGGTGCCGGTCGTCCGCGCGGAGCCGGGGGAGCGGCGGCGGACCGGGCCGCTCGACTGGTGGGTGCTCTGGCCGCGCCCCGGAGCGGCGCCGGACACGGGCCGGCCGAACGACTCCAGTGTCGCCCTGTACGTACGGATCGACCGGGGGCCGGCGCTGCTGCTCCTCGGCGATCTCGAACCGCCCGCGCAGCGCGGGCTGCTGCGCGCGTATCCGGCGCTGCCCCCGGTCGACGTGCTCAAGGTCGCCCATCACGGCTCCCGCCACCAGCACCCGGAGCTGGCCCGCTCCGTACGGCCCCGGCTCGCGCTGATCTCCGCCGGGCGGGACAACACGTACGGTCATCCCTCACCCCTCACGGTGGCGGAGCTGCGGGACCGGGGAGCGGCCGTGCTCCGTACGGACACGGACGGGCCGGTGGCCGTGGTGGGCTCCGGGGCCGGGCTGCGCGCGGTCCCCGGACCACGGATACGTAACGGCATGTAA
- a CDS encoding ComEA family DNA-binding protein produces MAALRERLPLWVQLRCGLEPKTLGALAVVLVVAAALAAQHFWAARPRSVAAPETVSAAVPAAGASPEAVAGVLVPQPPPLPPSVGAARVVVDVGGKVRRPGVLRLPPGSRVADALQAAGGVEPGADLTGLNRARVLVDGEQVVVDGPVPADAGGLGAAGPGAVGPGAAGVLGVGGVAGAGPGGGLVSLNTATQAQFESLPGVGPVLAQRIADYRAQHGGFRSVDELREVSGIGERRFADLQPLVRP; encoded by the coding sequence GTGGCGGCGCTGCGTGAGCGGCTGCCGCTGTGGGTGCAGCTCCGGTGCGGTCTTGAGCCGAAGACGCTCGGCGCCCTGGCCGTGGTCCTCGTGGTGGCCGCGGCGCTCGCCGCCCAGCACTTCTGGGCCGCCCGGCCCCGGTCCGTGGCGGCGCCGGAGACGGTGAGCGCGGCGGTCCCGGCCGCCGGGGCGTCTCCGGAGGCAGTGGCCGGGGTCCTCGTGCCGCAGCCACCGCCGCTGCCGCCTTCCGTGGGTGCGGCCCGCGTCGTGGTGGACGTGGGCGGCAAGGTGCGGCGGCCGGGAGTGCTGCGGCTGCCGCCCGGCTCGCGTGTGGCGGACGCCCTGCAGGCGGCGGGCGGGGTCGAGCCCGGCGCGGATCTGACCGGGCTGAACAGGGCGCGGGTGCTGGTGGACGGCGAGCAGGTGGTGGTGGACGGCCCTGTGCCGGCGGACGCGGGGGGACTGGGCGCGGCCGGGCCGGGGGCGGTGGGACCGGGTGCGGCGGGGGTCTTGGGCGTCGGCGGAGTGGCGGGCGCCGGGCCCGGGGGAGGGCTGGTGAGTCTCAACACCGCCACGCAGGCGCAGTTCGAGTCGCTGCCCGGCGTCGGTCCCGTACTCGCCCAGCGCATCGCCGACTACCGCGCCCAGCACGGCGGATTCCGGTCCGTCGACGAACTCCGCGAGGTCAGCGGTATCGGTGAGCGCAGGTTCGCCGATCTCCAGCCTCTTGTGCGGCCGTGA